From Pseudothermotoga thermarum DSM 5069, a single genomic window includes:
- a CDS encoding 50S ribosomal protein L25: protein MEIKAAVREVTGKRPVRRLRKQGFIPGVVYGPDVEPINIVLEANQFKKLVGKISESVPIKLVLEREGKTEVFDVFMKKVQIDKVTDEILHIDFYKPAAGRTMKINIPVKIVGKAIGVEKGGILEVMRNEIPVETLPTAVLEYIEVDVSNLDVGDSLHVGDLKLPEGMKTLLSKDEVVVTVLSPAGEEEETSVSQAAPTEPEVIKKGKKEEEEEEE from the coding sequence ATGGAGATCAAAGCAGCTGTTAGAGAGGTAACGGGCAAAAGACCGGTAAGGCGCCTGAGAAAACAAGGCTTCATACCTGGGGTTGTCTATGGACCGGATGTAGAACCCATCAATATAGTTTTAGAAGCAAACCAATTCAAAAAACTCGTAGGTAAAATCTCCGAATCTGTACCTATAAAACTCGTTCTTGAGCGCGAAGGGAAAACTGAGGTTTTTGACGTGTTCATGAAAAAAGTGCAAATCGATAAGGTAACCGACGAGATACTGCATATAGATTTCTACAAGCCAGCTGCTGGTCGAACAATGAAGATCAACATACCTGTTAAGATTGTCGGTAAAGCTATCGGAGTCGAAAAGGGAGGAATTCTAGAAGTAATGAGAAACGAAATACCAGTTGAAACACTTCCAACCGCTGTTTTGGAATACATAGAAGTCGATGTGAGCAACTTAGATGTAGGAGATTCTTTACACGTTGGTGATCTCAAGTTGCCTGAGGGAATGAAAACCTTGTTGTCAAAAGATGAGGTAGTTGTAACTGTACTCTCGCCTGCTGGTGAGGAAGAGGAAACAAGCGTTTCTCAAGCAGCTCCAACAGAACCTGAGGTTATAAAGAAAGGTAAGAAAGAAGAAGAGGAGGAAGAAGAATAA